A part of Carettochelys insculpta isolate YL-2023 chromosome 1, ASM3395843v1, whole genome shotgun sequence genomic DNA contains:
- the LOC142002132 gene encoding olfactory receptor 52R1-like codes for MSDSNTSDFTNPSTFLLLGIPGLQAAHAWISIPFCIMYVIVVLGNFAILLIVKREPRLHEPMYYLLCMLAATDLVLSTSIQPKMLSILWFNSKEIYFGACLTQMYFIHGFSVMESGIFVAMALDRYVAICDPLRHSTILRNPVVARIGLAILLRGSFLVLPYPFLARQWPYCRTNVIPHSYCEHIAVVKLACADIRVSSYYGLFVALSVSGLDVVFITLSYTQILRVIFSLPTKEARLKTFGTCSSHLCVISAFYIPSLFSFLTHRFGRSVSLPFHIFIANAYLLVPPMLNPIIYGLRTRQIRDRLLQLFTHKGT; via the coding sequence ATGTCAGATTCCAACACAAGTGACTtcaccaacccctccaccttcctcctgctgggcattcctggcctgCAAGCAGCTCATgcctggatctccatccccttctgcatcATGTATGTCATAGTCGTCTTGGGGAACTTTGCCATCCTGCTCATTGTCAAGAGAGAGCCGAGActtcatgagcccatgtactatctcctctgcatgctggctgccACCGACCTGGTCCTGTCCACATCCATCCAGCCCAAAATGCTCAGCATCCTCTGGTTCAATTCCAAAGAGATTTATTTCGGAGCCTGTCTCACCCAGATGTATTTCATTCACGGCTTCTCAGTGATGGAGTCTGGGATCTTTGTGGCCATGGCTCTGGATCGTTACGTGGCCATTTGCGATCCtctgagacattccaccatcctgaGAAACCCTGTTGTGGCCAGGATCGGCCTGGCCATATTGCTGCGTGGCAGCTTTCTTGTACTCCCCTATCCCTTCTTGGCGAGGCAGTGGCCATACTGCAGAACCAACGTTATCCCCCACTCTTACTGTGAGCACATAGCGGTAGTGAAGCTGGCCTGTGCTGACATCCGTGTCAGTAGTTATTACGGCCTCTTTGTGGCACTCTCTGTGTCTGGTCTGGATGTGGTTTTTATCACCCTGTCCTATACCCAGATCCTCAGGGTCATCTTCAGCCTCCCCACAAAAGAAGCCCGGCTCAAGACATTTGGGACCTGCAGTTCCCACCTCTGTGTCATCTCAGCCTTTTACAtcccttcactcttctccttcctcactcACCGGTTTGGCCGCAGTGTGTCCCTGCCTTTCCACATTTTCATTGCCAATGCATATCTCCTAGTGCCACCCATGCTCAACCCCATCATATATGGCTTAAGGACCAGACAGATCCGGGACAGGCTGCTCCAGCTCTTTACTCACAAAGGGACTTAA